AGCTTCATTTACTCGCTGTGGTCATACACAACACACGAGATAAATATACTAAAATCTGCTCCTGCTGCTTGGAGTTTGTTGCCTCGTGATTTTATTCGTAACATTCAGAAGCAGAATGACAGCAATCTGATTTGACTGACCCATGGATCTTTCTACTCTGACAGCCTAACTGAATCTTGAATTCTTGATGCAAGGTCCAATATTTCAGGAGTACAGCACAGAGATTGATTTTTATATATCAGATGCGCTGCCAATTTCGATTTTGATGCAGTACGGTTCTACCGTAGGTATTAGTCATATCAGCTACGACAGATCGCGTTGAAACTTTTCCTCATACTACCAGATAAGCAACAGTCCACACAAAAAAGaagttcacaaaaaaaaaatcggtcGATCAATTCTCTCCGTGCAGTAGAAGCGTAGAACTGTAGAGTAAACCAAAAAACTCGAAATAGATAGATAcgctgataaaaaaaatggatcCAAATCAAACCGTTTTCACACGGTTAATTCACTCGATCAACAAAACAAACTGTCGTAAAGAACACGAGAATgcatcttgatttgatttcACCCTCTCTTGATTAATTACAGCTTCCTGCTGCAGGTGATGGACCTGAAGATGGAGTGGAGCACGGCCttccccgtcctcctcctccgcccgcacccggtcttcgtcttccccggcgccggcgccgccctcctgCCCGGTCCCGGAGGAGCTACGACGGCGAGGTGGCCGTCGAGGGCACGGTACACCGACGCGAGCTCGACGGAGTCGTAGAGCTGGCTCCCGCAGTCCCACCCGCGGGGGAACCCCACCGCTTCCTCCTGCCGCTCTCCTTCCATCGCCATTATTAATCCTTCCGAGGAAGTCCGGTACTTCTTCGCCGTTGAATCGAATCAGGTTATGACTTGCTGTTTATAATGCTTTCCATGCCCAAGGCGAAAACTATCTGCCATAGAATTCGCGATCCGTTCATACTGAATGTTTGAAAACGAATTGACTTTTGGAACCAAATTACAGTAGTAGTACagtgcttttttttagggaagaaACCGAATTTACCACGGGTAGGGACTCTGGACAGGACAGCTCGGTTAGCTAGCTTTGGTTTAGCCTTGGAACCCGGCCGAACTACCAGCAACCAGCAGTCCAATTGATCGAGTAGTACATCATGTGTGATGCCAGCCAATTTGATGGGTGCAATCCTGATCCAGCAACTCGTGCGTCAAAGGCGGCCCGGCCAGTTCGTGTCCGTTTCTGGCAAGGCGACGCGACCGACTCGGCCTCGTACATTCATGCGTGTCCTTGTTTAAAAAACGCTCGACCGACCGAAAAAGCAGCACGcccttctctctttctctagTCCGGCTCAATCCATGGAACCAGAatcgctcgccgccgccgacgacatGCTGCCTTCCTTACCGCTCGACGTCATCTCCGAGATCCTTTCTCGGACGCCCGTGAAGTCCGTGTGCCGGTTCCGGTGCGTGTCCAAGGCGTGGCACTCGCTCATCTCCAACGCGGCGTTCCTCGCCACGCACAAGGAGCCGCCGCGCCTCGTCCTCGTCAACTCCGTCCCGGCTAACAACGGATCTGCAGGGCCAGGCCGCGACCTGCGGCTAAAGGATTTGGACGGCAACGTCATAAGGGTGATCAAGGACGCGGGCGCCTTTCTGGTGATgtgctccggctccggcaccgTCGACGATGGCTCCATCTGCATTTCTCTGAATAAGTTTGATGTCAATGTGGTTGATCTGGCATCCGGAAATGTGCTCGCCACCTCTGCAGGACTGAGAACGGAGAGCGTGAGGGATTCTGCTTTCAGCTACGGCGTTGGGCGTGCCATCCCATCCGGCGCGTACAAACTGGTTTGCCTTGCAAGACCGCACACTTGCAAGGTTATCACGTTGGAGGCCGACGTCGGGTGGAGACAGAAACAATTGCCTGCAGCTGATCCAGCCCAAGTCTCTTCTTCTGGTTCTGGCTACCCCCAGAAGTTATCGGTTACGGTCAATGGCATCATGCACTTCTTCTACCGCTTCCCGTCACCGCAGGTGGACCGGGACTACATACTCTGCTTTGATCTTGAGAGCGAAGAGTGGAAGGAGTCAATGCAAGGTCTAATGTTGCCGGCTGAAGGCAGGCCACGAGGAAGGGGAATATCTATGATCCGGCTCAACGACAAGCTATGCATGGTCGAATGGAAGGAGCGCACCAGCAATCCACACACCAACATATGGCTTCTCGCAGATTCTGTCAATAGCACCTGGGTCAAGACATACACCATCCCGATGGCTCCAGCCACCGGTCTAGCGATGCCATTGAGGATGATGCCCGATGGTGGAAAGCTGCTCgtctttttctttcctggTCCATCTTCCCGGACGATGGCTCCGACGTTGCAAATTTACGACCCATTCACGGGGTCACGCACGCACCTTATCAACTTTCAAGACTACCATGTGGGCAATGGTATTTGTGGCATGGACTTGAAGTGTGTTATATCTAGCATCTCTTCAATAGCCGAGCCACAAGAATTCAATCTTTCACTCTTATTCAAGTGATCGATGTTGGAATGCAGAGGCCCGGGTCATTCCCCTTAAAACAAGTGATGTTGGACATGCGAAATACTGAGCTAGGTTTGACACATAAGGTCAGGCCCAAATTTTATCAAGTGTAAATTTATACCAACTAGCAAGGTGTCCGTCCGTGTATTGCAAtggatagaaaaaaaaaacttacggAGACATACATGCGTTGCTTGCTACCAAATATACAGTTGATAATCGTGCCATGACAATTACCAAGATCATCTAGCTAGGTACGCCGCCTCCAGCCTCCTTCATGGACCGGCCAATGCACGTACACCCTCCGCTTTGTCATGAGTCTACCCCAAATCCAATTGGAATACGAGGCTTCCAACTCATCTCTTGCACAACAAGAATACAATAT
The Brachypodium distachyon strain Bd21 chromosome 2, Brachypodium_distachyon_v3.0, whole genome shotgun sequence genome window above contains:
- the LOC106866027 gene encoding putative F-box protein At5g62660, with the translated sequence MEPESLAAADDMLPSLPLDVISEILSRTPVKSVCRFRCVSKAWHSLISNAAFLATHKEPPRLVLVNSVPANNGSAGPGRDLRLKDLDGNVIRVIKDAGAFLVMCSGSGTVDDGSICISLNKFDVNVVDLASGNVLATSAGLRTESVRDSAFSYGVGRAIPSGAYKLVCLARPHTCKVITLEADVGWRQKQLPAADPAQVSSSGSGYPQKLSVTVNGIMHFFYRFPSPQVDRDYILCFDLESEEWKESMQGLMLPAEGRPRGRGISMIRLNDKLCMVEWKERTSNPHTNIWLLADSVNSTWVKTYTIPMAPATGLAMPLRMMPDGGKLLVFFFPGPSSRTMAPTLQIYDPFTGSRTHLINFQDYHVGNGICGMDLKCVISSISSIAEPQEFNLSLLFK